One part of the Alistipes onderdonkii genome encodes these proteins:
- a CDS encoding 4Fe-4S binding protein, translating into MAKIKGTIVVDKERCKGCGVCVASCPCDVLELSAEVNSKGYPISRMVNPDACTGCASCAVICPDSVITVYRQKFE; encoded by the coding sequence ATGGCTAAAATAAAAGGAACAATCGTTGTCGACAAGGAACGGTGCAAAGGGTGCGGGGTCTGTGTGGCTTCGTGTCCGTGCGACGTGCTGGAATTGTCGGCAGAGGTGAACAGCAAGGGCTATCCCATATCCCGGATGGTAAATCCCGATGCCTGCACGGGGTGTGCTTCGTGTGCGGTGATTTGCCCCGATAGCGTCATCACGGTTTATCGTCAAAAATTCGAGTAG
- a CDS encoding 3-methyl-2-oxobutanoate dehydrogenase subunit VorB — protein sequence MAEKEVKLMKGNEVIAHAAIRYGCDGYFGYPITPQSEVMETLMELKPWETTGMVVLQAESEISSINMVYGGASTGKRVMTSSSSPGISLMSEGLSYLAGAELPCLVINCQRGGPGLGTIQPSQGDYFQACKGGGHGDFHMIVLAPNSVQEMHDHVAEAFDLAFKYRNPAMILADGAIGQMMEKVVLAPQRPRKTDEEIAAECRSWATYGKPADRKRNIVTSLELQSEKMEIINKRLQEKYKALEENEVRYEEIGCDDADYVIVAFGSSARICSATVEMARAEGLKVGLLRPITLYPFPKKPLAELAARGVKGFLSAELNAGQMVEDVRLAVNGVAPVEHFGRQGGMMFAPDEVLAALKEKLIKK from the coding sequence ATGGCAGAGAAAGAGGTAAAACTGATGAAAGGCAACGAAGTGATAGCCCATGCGGCGATTCGCTACGGTTGCGACGGATATTTCGGGTACCCGATCACTCCCCAGTCGGAAGTGATGGAGACACTGATGGAACTCAAGCCGTGGGAGACCACGGGCATGGTCGTGCTGCAGGCCGAATCGGAGATCTCGTCGATCAACATGGTCTACGGCGGCGCATCGACCGGCAAACGGGTGATGACCTCGTCGTCGAGCCCCGGCATCAGCCTGATGTCCGAGGGGCTGAGCTACCTGGCGGGGGCGGAACTGCCCTGCCTGGTGATCAACTGCCAGCGCGGCGGCCCGGGGCTGGGTACGATCCAGCCTTCGCAGGGCGACTATTTCCAGGCCTGCAAAGGCGGCGGCCACGGCGATTTCCACATGATCGTACTGGCGCCCAATTCGGTGCAGGAGATGCACGACCATGTGGCCGAGGCGTTCGACCTCGCGTTCAAATACCGCAACCCGGCGATGATCCTCGCCGACGGGGCGATCGGGCAGATGATGGAGAAGGTGGTGCTCGCGCCGCAGCGCCCCCGCAAGACCGACGAAGAGATCGCTGCCGAGTGCCGCTCGTGGGCTACCTACGGCAAGCCTGCCGACCGCAAGCGCAATATCGTGACGTCGTTGGAGTTGCAGTCCGAGAAGATGGAGATCATCAACAAGCGCCTGCAGGAGAAATACAAGGCGCTCGAAGAGAACGAGGTGCGTTATGAGGAGATCGGCTGCGACGATGCGGATTACGTGATCGTGGCGTTCGGTTCGTCGGCCCGTATCTGCTCGGCCACGGTCGAGATGGCGCGCGCCGAAGGGCTGAAGGTCGGCCTGCTGCGGCCGATCACGCTCTATCCTTTCCCCAAGAAGCCGCTTGCCGAACTGGCCGCGCGCGGTGTCAAAGGCTTCCTTTCCGCCGAGCTCAATGCCGGCCAGATGGTCGAGGACGTGCGGCTGGCCGTGAACGGCGTAGCTCCCGTCGAGCATTTCGGCCGTCAGGGCGGTATGATGTTCGCGCCCGACGAAGTGCTCGCGGCGCTCAAGGAAAAACTGATTAAAAAGTAA
- a CDS encoding DUF805 domain-containing protein, whose translation MKWFVKCLRHYADFRGRASMPEFWYFVLGLFLVLFLLLAVILGISSLCTVGATSRRYVVCLVGLPFVMPYLAVMVRRLHDCGRSGWWAGGYLAVSIAGRVVSHFSLKPGGAAWLTDADLGLAILQGVYLIFLFYWWCRPGVPGGNRYGPDPKAE comes from the coding sequence ATGAAATGGTTTGTCAAATGCCTGCGCCATTATGCCGATTTCCGGGGGCGGGCGTCGATGCCCGAGTTCTGGTATTTCGTGCTGGGACTCTTTCTCGTGCTGTTCCTTTTGCTGGCCGTTATCCTGGGTATTAGCTCACTCTGTACGGTCGGCGCCACAAGCAGGCGTTACGTCGTTTGCCTTGTCGGACTGCCGTTTGTGATGCCCTACCTAGCCGTTATGGTGCGCCGCCTGCACGATTGCGGGCGCAGCGGATGGTGGGCGGGCGGATATCTGGCCGTCAGCATCGCCGGCCGGGTCGTCAGCCACTTCTCCCTCAAACCCGGCGGGGCGGCATGGCTGACGGATGCCGATCTGGGCCTTGCCATTTTGCAGGGGGTGTATCTTATTTTCTTGTTTTACTGGTGGTGCCGGCCCGGGGTGCCGGGCGGGAATCGATACGGCCCCGATCCGAAGGCGGAATAA
- a CDS encoding M23 family metallopeptidase, with protein sequence MAAVAALSASAAAPQAERKTDSLHIASLSPRETATIDSIVAMRLRLQPKQIESIFDTNDVVAIDTLDSGNDAIQVVLYSNNTWKYVRNREVAKDSTIFEKYWDTTTLFPYKEVDMSSMPKSVVIDLVDSVTSYHCPYQGSVHPRGKYGPRRRRQHQGVDLPLKVGDPVYATFCGRVRISEYNKGGYGNLVIIRHDNGLETYYGHLSERMVEPNQWVEAGQIIGLGGSTGRSTGPHLHFETRYYGQSFDPERLIDFKNGLLCRETFLLKKSFFSIYSNAGQDFDDEIANEEQDKKEAAEKAAMKYHRIKSGDTLGAIARKYGTTVTNICRLNGIKSTTTLRIGRSLRVR encoded by the coding sequence ATGGCCGCCGTTGCGGCACTCTCGGCATCGGCCGCAGCACCGCAGGCCGAACGCAAAACCGATTCGCTGCACATCGCATCCCTCTCGCCCAGGGAGACTGCGACCATAGACTCCATCGTCGCAATGCGCCTGCGGCTCCAGCCCAAGCAGATCGAGTCGATTTTCGACACCAACGACGTGGTGGCCATCGACACGCTCGATTCGGGCAATGACGCCATACAGGTGGTGCTTTACAGCAACAATACGTGGAAATACGTCCGCAACCGCGAGGTCGCCAAGGACAGCACCATCTTCGAGAAATACTGGGATACGACGACGCTCTTCCCCTACAAGGAGGTGGACATGTCGTCGATGCCCAAATCGGTGGTCATCGACCTGGTGGACTCGGTCACGAGCTACCACTGCCCCTACCAGGGTTCGGTGCACCCGCGCGGCAAATACGGCCCGCGCCGCCGGCGCCAGCATCAGGGCGTCGACCTGCCGCTCAAGGTGGGCGACCCGGTCTACGCCACGTTCTGCGGCCGCGTGCGTATTTCGGAATATAACAAGGGCGGCTACGGCAACCTGGTCATCATCCGCCACGACAACGGGCTCGAGACCTACTACGGGCACCTTTCGGAGCGCATGGTCGAGCCCAACCAGTGGGTCGAGGCCGGGCAGATCATCGGTCTGGGCGGCTCGACGGGGCGCAGCACGGGGCCGCACCTGCATTTCGAGACCCGCTATTACGGGCAGTCGTTCGACCCCGAGCGGCTGATCGACTTCAAGAACGGACTGCTGTGCCGCGAGACCTTCCTGCTGAAAAAATCATTCTTCAGCATCTACTCGAACGCCGGGCAGGACTTCGACGACGAAATCGCCAACGAAGAGCAGGACAAGAAGGAGGCGGCCGAAAAGGCAGCCATGAAGTACCACCGCATCAAGTCGGGCGACACGCTGGGCGCCATCGCCCGCAAGTACGGTACGACCGTGACAAACATCTGCCGACTGAACGGCATCAAGTCGACCACGACGCTGCGCATCGGACGCTCGCTGCGGGTACGATAA
- a CDS encoding D-alanine--D-alanine ligase has product MTRLKIALMAGGDSPERGIALQSAAQIEAALDHTKYDITVIDLHHRDWHYTAPDGREWQVDKNDFSLTVEGERKAFDYALIIIHGTPGEDGKLQGYLDMMGVPYSSCSMTSSVITFDKITTKRTVAGRGINLAREIFLCKGETADPDRVVAEFGLPLFIKPNASGSSFGVTKVHTRDEVLPAIEAAFAQSDEVLIEECIAGREMGCGIMVAGGREYLFPITEIVSKKDFFDYQAKYTEGYSDEITPADIAPEIAEELHRMTRIAYRACRCSGVVRVDFIVTPEGKPYLIEINSIPGMSAGSIVPKQARAMGMSLGEMFDLIIADTCRK; this is encoded by the coding sequence ATGACACGCCTGAAGATTGCCCTCATGGCGGGCGGAGATTCGCCCGAACGGGGGATCGCGCTCCAGAGCGCCGCACAGATCGAAGCGGCGCTCGACCATACGAAATACGACATCACGGTCATCGACCTCCACCACCGCGACTGGCACTACACGGCCCCCGACGGACGCGAGTGGCAGGTCGACAAGAACGATTTTTCGCTCACGGTGGAAGGCGAGCGCAAAGCATTCGACTACGCCCTGATCATCATCCACGGCACACCCGGCGAGGACGGCAAGCTGCAAGGCTACCTCGACATGATGGGCGTCCCTTATTCGTCGTGCTCGATGACCTCGTCGGTCATCACCTTCGACAAGATCACCACCAAGCGCACCGTAGCGGGACGGGGCATCAACCTCGCCCGCGAGATTTTCCTCTGCAAGGGCGAAACGGCCGACCCGGACAGGGTGGTCGCGGAGTTCGGACTGCCGCTCTTCATCAAGCCCAACGCCAGCGGCAGCTCGTTCGGCGTGACGAAAGTCCATACGCGCGACGAGGTGCTGCCCGCCATCGAGGCGGCCTTCGCCCAAAGCGACGAGGTGCTGATCGAAGAGTGCATCGCGGGCCGTGAAATGGGCTGCGGCATAATGGTGGCCGGAGGCAGGGAATACCTGTTCCCGATCACGGAGATCGTATCGAAAAAGGATTTCTTCGACTACCAGGCCAAATACACCGAAGGCTATTCGGACGAGATAACCCCCGCCGACATCGCCCCGGAAATTGCGGAAGAACTGCACCGCATGACCCGCATCGCTTACAGGGCATGCCGCTGCTCGGGTGTCGTACGCGTCGATTTCATCGTCACGCCCGAGGGCAAACCCTACCTGATCGAAATCAACTCCATCCCCGGCATGAGCGCCGGGAGCATCGTCCCCAAGCAGGCACGGGCCATGGGCATGTCGCTGGGAGAGATGTTCGACCTGATTATCGCCGACACCTGCCGCAAATGA
- the nadD gene encoding nicotinate (nicotinamide) nucleotide adenylyltransferase, producing the protein MKRVMLYFGSFNPIHKGHIALAEYAVEKGLCDELVLVVSPQSPYKQAEELAPEMDRFEMAETACAASRYPDRIKPSVVEFLLPKPSYTIDTLRYLAENHGADMEFSILMGADQIERLDGWKEYDRILEYPVYVYPRRGERVDRFPGRITVLEDAPLQDFSATQIRGRIGRGEDVSQMLDKGVAEHIRRKGLWNPTARKSALTAQIAADPENTALYMERGKLHYRLNEWGAALNDFNRVLQADDSHAEARQYAQMVREILEFRYKDIYNP; encoded by the coding sequence ATGAAACGCGTCATGCTCTATTTCGGGTCGTTCAACCCCATCCATAAAGGGCACATCGCCCTGGCGGAATACGCCGTGGAAAAAGGACTGTGCGACGAGCTGGTGCTCGTCGTTTCGCCCCAGAGCCCCTATAAACAGGCCGAAGAGCTGGCCCCCGAGATGGATCGGTTCGAAATGGCCGAGACGGCCTGCGCGGCATCGCGCTATCCCGACCGGATAAAACCCTCGGTCGTCGAATTCCTGCTGCCCAAGCCGTCGTATACGATCGACACGCTGCGCTACCTGGCCGAGAACCACGGCGCGGATATGGAGTTCTCGATCCTCATGGGCGCCGACCAGATAGAACGGCTCGACGGCTGGAAAGAGTACGACCGCATCCTCGAATACCCGGTATACGTCTATCCCCGCCGCGGCGAAAGGGTGGACAGGTTCCCCGGCCGTATCACGGTGCTGGAAGACGCCCCGCTGCAGGATTTTTCCGCGACCCAAATCCGCGGGCGCATCGGGCGGGGCGAGGATGTCTCGCAGATGCTCGACAAGGGCGTCGCCGAACATATCCGCCGCAAGGGGCTGTGGAACCCGACGGCCCGCAAATCGGCCCTGACGGCACAGATCGCCGCCGATCCGGAAAACACGGCGCTCTATATGGAACGGGGCAAGCTCCACTACCGCCTCAACGAATGGGGCGCAGCCCTCAACGACTTCAACCGCGTACTGCAAGCAGACGACAGCCACGCCGAGGCGCGGCAGTATGCGCAGATGGTACGGGAAATACTGGAATTCAGATATAAGGACATATACAACCCCTGA
- a CDS encoding 3-phosphoglycerate dehydrogenase → MKILVATEKPFAKETVDGIRRIVEDAGYELALLEKYTDKAQLLAAVADVDALIVRSDKVTAEVIGAAKNLKIVVRAGAGYDNVDLAAATARGIVVMNTPGQNSNAVAELALAMMVFMSRNRFTPGTGSEIQGKTLGIHAYGNVGKLVGRKGKALGMNVIAYDPFITDAAVFEADGVKKVDSLEDLYRQADFLSLHIPATEQTRGSIGYELLMSMPKGATLVNTARKEVIDEQGVVRALTEREDLKYITDIAAGNQAELDEKFGKRVFATAKKMGAETAEANINAGLAAATQIVDFFRNGNTRFQVNK, encoded by the coding sequence ATGAAAATATTAGTTGCGACCGAAAAGCCTTTTGCCAAGGAGACTGTCGACGGCATCCGCAGGATCGTCGAGGACGCGGGCTATGAACTGGCCCTGCTTGAAAAATATACCGACAAGGCCCAATTGCTGGCCGCCGTGGCCGATGTCGATGCGCTCATTGTCCGCAGCGACAAGGTGACGGCCGAAGTCATCGGGGCGGCGAAGAACCTCAAAATCGTGGTTCGTGCCGGTGCGGGTTACGACAACGTGGATCTCGCGGCCGCCACGGCGCGCGGTATCGTGGTGATGAATACTCCGGGGCAGAACTCCAACGCCGTGGCCGAGCTGGCGCTCGCCATGATGGTCTTCATGTCGCGCAACCGCTTTACGCCCGGTACGGGTTCGGAGATACAGGGCAAGACCCTCGGCATCCACGCCTACGGCAATGTGGGCAAACTCGTGGGGCGCAAGGGCAAGGCGCTGGGCATGAACGTCATCGCCTACGACCCCTTCATCACGGATGCGGCGGTGTTCGAAGCCGACGGTGTGAAGAAGGTGGATTCCCTCGAAGATTTGTACAGGCAGGCCGATTTCCTGTCGCTGCACATCCCGGCTACGGAGCAGACCCGCGGCTCGATCGGTTACGAACTGCTGATGTCGATGCCCAAGGGTGCCACGCTGGTCAACACCGCCCGCAAGGAGGTGATCGACGAACAGGGTGTCGTGCGTGCGCTGACCGAACGCGAAGACCTGAAATACATTACCGACATCGCTGCCGGGAACCAGGCCGAGCTGGACGAGAAATTCGGCAAGCGGGTGTTTGCCACCGCCAAGAAGATGGGGGCCGAGACCGCCGAGGCCAATATCAACGCGGGTCTGGCCGCAGCCACCCAAATCGTCGATTTTTTCAGGAACGGCAATACGCGGTTCCAGGTGAACAAATAG
- a CDS encoding YicC/YloC family endoribonuclease codes for MTGFGKGEATLQNKKITVEIRSLNSKQLDLGLRLPAVYRQSEYEIRNIITRTVQRGKVDVFVTVESQTVETPARINKEVFAAYAGQLRDAARNARLNYAGIGWDSAALQAIMRLPEVVSTEAESISDEEHAALVAATEAAVAQLDAFRLQEGAILIADLLSRVDKIEGYKQEVVPFEKARTETVRARLLENLEKLQVDVDRNRLEQEMIFYLEKLDITEEKVRLANHCRYFREVAAQEEGAGRKLGFIAQEMGREINTMGSKANESNIQILVVKMKDELEKIKEQVLNIL; via the coding sequence ATGACGGGCTTCGGCAAGGGCGAAGCCACGCTGCAAAATAAGAAGATCACGGTCGAAATCCGCTCGCTCAACTCCAAACAGCTCGACCTCGGGCTGCGGCTTCCGGCCGTTTACCGCCAGTCGGAATACGAAATCCGCAATATCATCACCCGCACGGTACAGCGCGGCAAGGTCGATGTCTTCGTGACCGTCGAATCGCAGACCGTGGAGACCCCGGCGCGTATTAATAAAGAGGTATTCGCCGCCTATGCCGGGCAACTGCGCGACGCGGCGCGAAACGCCCGACTCAACTATGCGGGGATCGGATGGGACAGCGCCGCCCTGCAGGCCATCATGCGCCTGCCGGAGGTCGTATCGACCGAAGCGGAGAGCATCTCCGACGAGGAACACGCGGCGCTGGTCGCCGCCACCGAAGCCGCCGTGGCGCAGCTCGACGCGTTCCGCCTGCAGGAAGGCGCGATCCTGATCGCCGACCTGCTGAGCCGCGTGGACAAGATCGAAGGCTACAAACAGGAGGTCGTGCCTTTCGAAAAGGCCCGCACGGAGACGGTCAGGGCCCGCCTGCTGGAAAACCTCGAAAAGCTGCAGGTCGACGTCGACCGCAACCGGCTGGAGCAGGAGATGATCTTCTACCTCGAAAAACTCGACATCACCGAGGAGAAGGTGCGCCTGGCCAACCACTGCAGGTATTTCCGCGAGGTGGCCGCCCAAGAGGAGGGCGCAGGCCGCAAACTGGGCTTCATCGCACAGGAGATGGGCCGCGAAATCAACACGATGGGCTCGAAGGCCAACGAATCGAACATCCAGATACTCGTAGTTAAGATGAAGGACGAGCTGGAGAAGATCAAAGAACAGGTACTGAACATATTATAA
- the serC gene encoding 3-phosphoserine/phosphohydroxythreonine transaminase produces MKKHNFNAGPSILADEVIQNAAKAIVDFNGSGLSLLSISHRTKDFENVMAEADALFREMLDIPDNYKIFYIGGGASTFFYEVPANFLGRKAGYVNTGVWAKKAIKEAKRYGEVELLASSEDRNFTYIPKGFAIPADLDYVHITSNNTIYGTEYHEDLASPVPLIADMSSDILSRPVDVTKYAMIYGGAQKNLAPAGVAFAIIREDMLDRVVRDLPTMVAFRTHVENGSMFNTPPVFPIYVLMETLRWLKSIGGVPEIYRRNKEKAALLYDEIDRNPLFRGTVDKQDRSLMNICFVMADGYEELAPEFMEFTKGRGIVGIKGHRLVGGFRASCYNALPKESVEVLVECMREFAAKHAK; encoded by the coding sequence ATGAAAAAGCACAATTTCAACGCGGGACCCTCGATCCTCGCAGACGAAGTCATCCAGAACGCAGCAAAAGCTATCGTAGATTTCAACGGTTCGGGCCTTTCCCTGCTTTCGATTTCGCACCGGACGAAGGATTTCGAGAACGTGATGGCCGAGGCCGACGCGCTCTTCCGTGAGATGCTCGACATCCCCGACAACTACAAGATCTTCTATATCGGCGGCGGTGCCAGCACGTTCTTCTACGAAGTGCCCGCCAACTTCCTGGGCAGGAAGGCCGGCTATGTGAATACCGGTGTCTGGGCCAAGAAGGCCATCAAGGAAGCCAAGCGTTACGGCGAGGTCGAGCTGCTCGCTTCGTCCGAAGACCGCAATTTCACCTACATCCCCAAGGGTTTCGCGATCCCCGCCGACCTGGACTATGTGCATATCACCTCCAACAATACGATCTACGGCACCGAGTACCACGAAGACCTCGCTTCGCCCGTGCCCCTGATCGCCGACATGTCGTCGGACATCCTTTCCCGCCCGGTCGACGTTACGAAATACGCCATGATCTACGGCGGTGCGCAGAAGAACCTCGCCCCGGCCGGCGTGGCGTTCGCCATCATCCGCGAGGACATGCTCGACCGTGTCGTGCGCGACCTGCCGACGATGGTTGCGTTCCGCACCCATGTCGAGAACGGCTCGATGTTCAACACGCCTCCCGTATTCCCGATCTACGTGCTCATGGAGACCCTCCGCTGGCTCAAGTCGATCGGCGGCGTACCCGAAATCTACCGACGCAACAAGGAGAAGGCCGCCCTGTTGTACGACGAGATCGACCGCAACCCGCTGTTCCGCGGTACGGTCGACAAGCAGGATCGCTCGCTGATGAACATCTGCTTCGTGATGGCCGACGGCTACGAGGAACTGGCTCCCGAGTTCATGGAATTCACCAAGGGACGCGGTATCGTGGGCATCAAGGGCCACCGCCTGGTGGGCGGCTTCCGCGCATCGTGCTATAACGCACTTCCGAAGGAGAGCGTCGAGGTGCTCGTAGAGTGCATGCGGGAGTTCGCCGCCAAACACGCGAAATAA
- the gmk gene encoding guanylate kinase gives MGKVIIFSAPSGSGKTTIVRELLKRFPQFEFSVSATSRAPRGCERHGCDYHFMTHEEFMRAVAENRFVEWEEVYQGTCYGTLRSEVERIWAKGNIIVFDVDVIGGINLKRIFGDDACSIFVMPPSIGELRRRLVCRGTDAPEVIDRRVAKAEFELTKAPEFDHIVVNDSLDEAIRETTAIIDQFIARQP, from the coding sequence ATGGGCAAGGTTATCATATTCTCCGCCCCGAGCGGTTCCGGGAAGACGACTATCGTACGCGAATTGCTGAAGCGTTTCCCGCAGTTCGAATTTTCGGTATCGGCGACCAGTCGCGCACCCCGAGGCTGCGAGCGCCACGGCTGCGACTACCACTTCATGACGCACGAAGAGTTCATGCGTGCCGTCGCGGAAAACCGTTTCGTGGAGTGGGAAGAGGTCTACCAGGGCACTTGCTACGGCACGCTGCGCTCGGAAGTGGAACGCATCTGGGCCAAGGGTAACATCATCGTCTTCGACGTGGACGTCATCGGGGGTATCAACCTCAAACGCATCTTCGGCGACGACGCCTGCTCGATATTCGTCATGCCGCCCTCGATCGGGGAGCTGCGCCGCAGGCTCGTATGCCGCGGCACGGACGCCCCGGAGGTGATAGACCGCCGTGTGGCGAAAGCCGAATTCGAACTGACGAAAGCCCCCGAATTCGACCACATCGTCGTAAACGACTCGCTCGACGAGGCGATCCGCGAAACGACTGCGATCATCGACCAATTCATCGCACGGCAGCCATGA
- a CDS encoding DUF3109 family protein: MIEIDDKIVSADLLRECFACDIAQCKGICCVEGNAGAPLEAEEVGILEREYAAYKPYMTPEGIEAVERQGFMVIDEDGDLTTPLVGDAECAYTYSENGITLCAIEKAWLEGKTAFRKPISCHLYPIRVVRFSNGTAGLNYHRWSVCAPARECGRRLGIPVYKALREPIVRRFGEEFYKALEAAEEFIRQQ, encoded by the coding sequence ATGATCGAAATCGACGACAAAATCGTGAGCGCAGACCTGCTGCGCGAATGTTTCGCCTGCGACATCGCGCAGTGCAAGGGTATCTGCTGCGTCGAGGGGAATGCCGGGGCGCCGCTCGAAGCGGAGGAGGTCGGCATACTCGAACGCGAATATGCGGCCTACAAGCCCTATATGACGCCCGAGGGCATCGAGGCCGTCGAGCGGCAGGGCTTCATGGTCATCGACGAAGACGGCGACCTGACCACGCCGCTGGTCGGCGACGCGGAATGCGCCTACACCTACTCGGAGAACGGCATCACGCTCTGCGCCATCGAAAAGGCGTGGCTGGAGGGCAAGACCGCCTTCCGCAAACCGATCTCATGCCACCTCTATCCGATCCGCGTCGTGCGGTTTTCGAACGGCACGGCAGGGCTCAACTACCACCGCTGGTCGGTCTGCGCCCCGGCGCGCGAATGCGGCCGCAGGCTGGGAATCCCGGTCTACAAGGCGTTGCGCGAACCGATCGTGCGCCGTTTCGGCGAGGAATTTTACAAGGCGCTGGAAGCCGCCGAAGAATTTATCCGACAACAATAA
- a CDS encoding DUF1015 domain-containing protein: MVKIKPFCGIRPPKQYASEVASRPYDVLNSAEAKAEATERSLLHIIKPEIDFEPIADEHSQEVYDKAVENFRAWREKGWLEQDPGEYYYIYAQTMDGRTQYGLTMCCHYEDYLSGAIKKHELTRPDKEEDRMIHVRNQQANIEPVFFAYPDNAEIDAIVADVVKNNDPEYDFTAADGFGHKLWVIRDKKTNDRITEIFAGIPALYVADGHHRTAAAARVGQECQAKNPGHTGNEEYCYFLAVTFPAGQLRIIDYNRVVKDLNGLTPEQLLEKLAESFTVEDKGTEEYRPTGLHNFSMYLGGHWYSLTAKPGTYDDNDPIGVLDVTVLSNLVLDKILDIKDLRTSKRIDFVGGIRGLGELKRRVDSGEMKAAFALYPVSMQQLINIADTGNIMPPKTTWFEPKLRSGVVIHSFEE; the protein is encoded by the coding sequence ATGGTGAAAATCAAACCTTTTTGCGGGATACGTCCCCCGAAACAGTATGCGTCCGAAGTGGCGTCGCGCCCCTATGACGTGTTGAATTCCGCCGAGGCCAAGGCCGAGGCCACCGAACGCTCGTTGCTGCACATCATCAAGCCCGAAATAGATTTCGAGCCTATTGCCGACGAACATTCGCAGGAGGTTTACGACAAGGCGGTCGAGAATTTCCGTGCATGGCGTGAGAAGGGCTGGCTCGAACAGGATCCCGGGGAGTATTATTACATCTATGCGCAGACGATGGACGGCCGCACGCAATACGGACTGACCATGTGCTGCCATTACGAGGATTACCTCTCGGGGGCGATCAAGAAACACGAACTGACGCGTCCCGACAAGGAGGAAGACCGCATGATCCACGTCCGCAACCAGCAGGCCAATATCGAACCGGTGTTCTTCGCCTATCCCGACAACGCCGAGATCGACGCCATCGTGGCCGACGTGGTGAAGAACAACGACCCGGAATACGATTTCACGGCTGCCGACGGCTTCGGCCATAAGTTGTGGGTTATCCGCGACAAGAAGACCAACGACCGTATCACGGAGATTTTCGCGGGCATCCCGGCGCTCTATGTCGCCGACGGGCATCACCGCACAGCCGCCGCGGCGCGCGTGGGACAGGAGTGCCAGGCAAAGAACCCCGGTCATACGGGCAACGAGGAGTATTGCTATTTCCTCGCCGTGACTTTCCCCGCGGGGCAGCTTCGGATCATCGACTACAACCGTGTCGTGAAAGACCTGAACGGTCTGACGCCGGAGCAGTTGCTCGAAAAGCTCGCCGAAAGTTTCACGGTCGAGGACAAGGGCACGGAGGAGTACCGTCCGACGGGGCTGCATAATTTCTCGATGTATCTCGGCGGGCACTGGTACAGCCTGACGGCCAAGCCCGGGACATACGACGACAACGACCCGATCGGTGTGTTGGACGTGACGGTGCTGTCGAACCTCGTGCTGGATAAAATACTGGACATCAAAGACCTGCGCACGTCGAAGCGGATCGACTTCGTGGGCGGAATCCGCGGCCTGGGCGAGCTCAAACGCCGTGTCGACAGCGGCGAGATGAAGGCGGCGTTCGCCCTCTACCCCGTTTCGATGCAACAGCTCATCAACATCGCCGACACGGGCAACATCATGCCCCCGAAGACGACGTGGTTCGAGCCGAAACTCCGCTCGGGCGTGGTGATCCACTCGTTCGAAGAGTAA